The Deinococcus wulumuqiensis R12 genome has a window encoding:
- the pepF gene encoding oligoendopeptidase F: MTTTKLLPSRADVPREQTWDIEALYATPAAWEAEAEALTADIAGLGSSAGTLGESPEKLLAYLKAADALELRLARFMSYASMSASVDGRDATAAAWRDRASGIGAQYGSAAAFARPELLALDEGQLREWLAREDFADFRVKLERLLRVKPHVRSAEVEELLGAVQAPFASERGIHPALANMDMDFGTAVGQKITQGNVDRLTSDPDREIRREAWENYADAHLAAKHAQAAMYATNVRQNVFLARARRYPDAITASLSPDNIPVGVVTTLLETYRANTPIWHRYWKVRRDWLGLQELREYDVKASLVPPRTVSYAEAVDWIAEGMAPLGEEYVSEMRKGLTTERWVDYAENDGKRQGAYSNGGGRVKPYIFMTWNNTVGSYSTLAHEIGHSMHSFLAAKEHAASVPRYTLFHAEVASNFNQAMSRQNLLARARAAGDTDLEVQIIEEALSNFHRYFFIMPTLAAFELESYRRIEAGGTLSAPDLIKLTADLLSEGYGDGVTMDRERSGILWAQFSTHLYANFYAYQYATGISAAHQLLEQFSADPGGARETYLKFLKSGGSLDPIDALKEAGVDMLSPAPVQATFRTLEGYVARLEELLAQRRG, encoded by the coding sequence GTGACCACAACCAAACTGCTGCCCTCACGGGCCGACGTGCCCCGCGAACAGACCTGGGACATCGAAGCCCTCTACGCCACCCCCGCCGCCTGGGAAGCCGAAGCCGAGGCGCTCACCGCTGACATTGCCGGACTGGGCAGCTCCGCAGGCACGCTGGGCGAGTCGCCCGAAAAGCTGCTCGCGTACCTGAAGGCCGCCGACGCGCTGGAGCTGCGCCTGGCCCGCTTCATGTCCTACGCCAGCATGAGCGCCAGCGTGGACGGGCGCGACGCGACGGCTGCCGCATGGCGTGACCGGGCGAGCGGCATCGGCGCACAGTACGGCAGCGCGGCGGCTTTTGCGCGGCCCGAACTGCTGGCGCTGGACGAAGGGCAGCTGCGCGAGTGGCTCGCCCGCGAGGACTTTGCCGATTTCCGCGTCAAGCTGGAGCGGCTGCTGCGCGTGAAGCCGCATGTGCGCTCGGCGGAAGTCGAGGAACTGCTGGGGGCGGTGCAGGCTCCCTTCGCCAGCGAGCGCGGCATTCACCCCGCGCTGGCGAACATGGATATGGATTTTGGCACCGCTGTGGGCCAGAAAATCACGCAGGGGAACGTAGACCGCCTGACCTCCGACCCCGACCGCGAGATTCGCCGTGAAGCCTGGGAGAACTACGCCGACGCGCACCTCGCCGCCAAGCACGCGCAGGCCGCCATGTACGCCACCAACGTGCGCCAGAACGTCTTTCTGGCCCGCGCCCGGCGCTACCCCGACGCGATTACGGCCAGCCTCTCCCCCGACAACATCCCCGTGGGGGTCGTCACCACGCTGCTGGAGACCTACCGCGCCAACACCCCCATCTGGCACCGTTACTGGAAGGTGCGGCGCGACTGGCTGGGCCTCCAGGAACTGCGCGAGTACGACGTGAAAGCCTCGCTGGTGCCTCCCCGCACCGTCAGCTACGCCGAGGCCGTGGACTGGATTGCCGAGGGGATGGCCCCGCTGGGCGAGGAATATGTCAGCGAGATGCGCAAGGGGCTGACCACCGAGCGCTGGGTGGATTACGCCGAGAACGACGGCAAGCGTCAGGGCGCGTACTCCAACGGCGGCGGGCGCGTCAAGCCCTACATTTTCATGACGTGGAACAACACGGTGGGCAGCTATTCCACCCTTGCGCACGAAATCGGCCACTCCATGCACTCCTTCCTGGCCGCGAAGGAACACGCCGCCTCGGTGCCGCGCTACACGCTGTTTCACGCTGAAGTCGCCAGCAACTTCAATCAGGCCATGAGCCGCCAGAACCTGCTCGCCAGGGCGCGGGCGGCAGGCGACACCGACCTGGAAGTGCAGATCATCGAGGAAGCGCTGAGCAACTTTCACCGCTACTTCTTCATCATGCCGACGCTGGCGGCGTTCGAGCTGGAATCTTACCGCCGCATCGAGGCGGGCGGCACGCTGAGCGCCCCCGACCTGATCAAACTCACCGCCGACCTGCTGAGCGAAGGCTACGGCGACGGCGTCACGATGGACAGAGAACGCAGCGGCATCCTGTGGGCGCAGTTTTCCACGCACCTGTACGCCAACTTCTACGCCTACCAGTACGCCACCGGCATCAGCGCGGCGCATCAGCTCCTCGAACAGTTCAGCGCCGACCCGGGGGGCGCCCGCGAAACCTACCTGAAGTTCCTCAAGTCGGGCGGCAGCCTCGACCCGATTGACGCTCTGAAGGAAGCGGGCGTGGACATGCTCAGCCCCGCCCCCGTGCAAGCGACTTTCCGCACGCTGGAAGGCTACGTGGCGCGGCTGGAGGAGTTGCTGGCGCAGCGGCGCGGCTGA